One stretch of Paenibacillus sp. AN1007 DNA includes these proteins:
- a CDS encoding LacI family DNA-binding transcriptional regulator — MTTIKDVANLAGVSVATVSRVINDRGYVHADTRKKVEEAVKALHFSPNEVARSLYTRKSKLIGLLLPDIANPYFPQLARGVEDRMQEQDYRLIFGNSDEDERKEQDYIQTFIQNNVVGVISSTNYPHSSIYEKLKIPVVFLDRTSLDRPSVYADGREGGRLAAKEMIERGSRRITVMQGPSHIRPAQDRFEGAVEVIREAGLGYEVIQTTSFSFNEAGVWAEELFSKYPDTDGVIASNDIAAMAVLHEAYRIGKSVPHDVQVIGFDDIPMSGLLSPALSTIRQPAYEMGREAAGLLIQLVEQNNMENKNIQLPVSFIERGTTRKVRKDG, encoded by the coding sequence ATGACAACCATTAAAGACGTAGCGAATCTGGCGGGTGTATCGGTAGCCACAGTATCCAGAGTGATTAATGACAGGGGTTATGTTCATGCGGATACACGCAAGAAAGTGGAAGAAGCAGTGAAAGCACTTCACTTTTCGCCAAATGAAGTGGCTCGCTCACTATACACACGCAAGTCAAAATTGATTGGGTTACTGCTTCCAGACATCGCGAATCCTTATTTTCCGCAGCTTGCAAGAGGTGTGGAGGATCGCATGCAGGAACAGGATTACAGATTAATATTTGGAAACAGCGATGAGGATGAACGGAAGGAGCAGGATTACATCCAGACGTTTATCCAGAATAACGTGGTGGGTGTGATCTCTTCCACCAATTATCCTCACTCTTCAATATATGAAAAACTAAAGATTCCTGTCGTATTTCTAGATCGAACTTCATTGGATCGACCTTCGGTCTATGCCGATGGCAGAGAAGGCGGAAGACTCGCTGCCAAGGAAATGATTGAGCGCGGCAGCAGGCGTATTACTGTGATGCAGGGACCTTCCCATATTCGGCCAGCTCAAGATCGTTTTGAAGGCGCAGTTGAAGTCATCCGTGAAGCGGGGCTCGGTTATGAGGTCATTCAAACGACCTCTTTCTCATTCAATGAGGCGGGGGTATGGGCAGAAGAGCTGTTCAGTAAATATCCGGACACGGATGGCGTTATTGCCAGTAATGACATAGCCGCGATGGCGGTACTGCATGAAGCCTATCGAATCGGAAAGAGTGTCCCGCATGATGTGCAGGTTATCGGGTTTGACGATATTCCGATGAGCGGGTTATTGTCACCGGCCTTATCTACGATTCGTCAGCCAGCATATGAGATGGGCAGAGAAGCAGCAGGATTACTTATTCAATTAGTAGAGCAAAATAACATGGAGAACAAAAACATACAGCTTCCCGTGTCGTTCATTGAACGGGGAACAACGAGAAAGGTGAGAAAAGATGGCTAA
- a CDS encoding DMT family transporter, with the protein MIQRETKSKSSTNAEYTESDTIAKGNKNHDAQEHRSRFSDPFIVMLVAGLCCLLWGSAYPSIKLGYAAFHILPEDIASKYVFAGYRFSLAGILLLLLYRVGFRRKLKLRGREWASLGVLGVLQTGLQYMFFYVGVANTTGVKGSIMNATTTFFSVVLAHFIYKNDKLSRNKIIGCVLGFIGVIIVNFHADLLTFSFSFTGEGFIIIAALVFSITAIYAKRLTASIDVMMITGVSLLVGGLALTLLGLSFGGRVTHFTWESTMNLVYLALLSSAAFCLWNVLLKYNKVGKVSVYNFLIPIFGALLSALFLGETIWELKNLAALLLVSMGIYLVNQVNAFRMTKSR; encoded by the coding sequence GTGATTCAAAGAGAAACAAAATCCAAAAGTTCAACGAATGCAGAATATACAGAAAGTGACACAATAGCAAAAGGAAACAAAAATCATGACGCACAGGAACATCGCAGCAGATTTAGTGATCCATTCATCGTCATGCTCGTTGCGGGTCTATGCTGCCTGTTGTGGGGAAGTGCCTATCCCTCAATCAAACTTGGCTATGCTGCTTTTCATATTTTGCCTGAAGATATTGCTTCAAAATACGTTTTTGCAGGTTATCGCTTCAGCTTGGCCGGCATACTGCTGCTGCTTCTATACCGTGTCGGTTTCAGACGCAAGCTGAAGCTGCGTGGACGTGAATGGGCCAGTTTAGGTGTACTTGGTGTTCTGCAGACAGGCCTGCAATATATGTTTTTTTATGTCGGCGTTGCGAACACAACGGGTGTTAAAGGTTCGATCATGAATGCAACAACGACGTTTTTCAGCGTGGTGCTGGCTCATTTCATTTATAAAAATGACAAGCTGAGCCGTAACAAAATCATCGGCTGTGTGCTCGGATTCATCGGTGTTATTATTGTAAACTTTCATGCAGACCTGCTCACGTTTTCCTTCTCTTTTACAGGTGAAGGCTTTATCATCATCGCAGCACTCGTTTTCTCCATAACAGCCATTTATGCTAAACGCTTAACTGCATCCATTGATGTTATGATGATTACAGGTGTGAGCTTACTGGTTGGCGGACTTGCCCTCACGCTGCTGGGTCTGTCATTCGGCGGCAGGGTAACTCATTTCACTTGGGAATCAACGATGAATCTGGTCTACCTCGCCCTGCTGTCATCCGCCGCCTTCTGCTTGTGGAATGTGCTGCTGAAATACAACAAAGTGGGTAAGGTATCGGTATATAATTTTTTGATCCCGATCTTCGGTGCATTATTATCCGCACTGTTCCTTGGTGAGACAATCTGGGAATTGAAAAATCTGGCTGCGCTGCTGCTGGTGTCGATGGGCATTTATTTGGTGAACCAGGTAAACGCTTTTCGAATGACAAAAAGCCGCTAA
- a CDS encoding serine hydrolase domain-containing protein, with the protein MDFKPVASLIDRLTSWKIPWAEVLVMHQNEIVFQYRNGYENLEEKTPIRDGAIMNLYSMTKIMTCAAALQLVEKGDILLLDPLSQYLPEYGDMQVRKTLPNGEVYYEKATRPITVRDLFTMTAGFSYNVNAPSIKEAVECTNGALPTREFAKAFAKEPLMFEPGTHWNYSMCHDVLGALIEVVSGKRFGTYLQDEIIKPLGMHDTAFDLNEEQQSRLIPQYIFDEEQNKAVRMDGNGFRVGTELDSGGAGLLSTVNDYAKFLNALTGLGTSPEGVRILSPASVNLMRTDHLNDMTRPDFSWDHMYGYGYGLGVRTHISKAGSGSLSPLGEFGWSGAAGCMAIMDPDSGLTVMYAQHLLNSQEHYVQRRLRNAVYSCL; encoded by the coding sequence ATGGACTTTAAACCGGTTGCTTCATTAATTGATCGTCTAACCTCTTGGAAAATTCCATGGGCAGAAGTGCTCGTTATGCATCAAAACGAAATCGTTTTCCAATACCGTAACGGATATGAAAACCTGGAAGAGAAAACGCCGATTCGGGATGGGGCGATCATGAATCTGTACTCCATGACCAAGATTATGACCTGTGCTGCTGCACTGCAGTTGGTTGAAAAGGGAGATATCCTGCTGCTTGATCCCTTGTCTCAGTATTTGCCGGAGTATGGGGATATGCAGGTGAGAAAAACACTTCCGAATGGAGAGGTGTACTACGAGAAAGCGACAAGACCGATTACAGTAAGAGATCTCTTTACGATGACGGCTGGTTTTTCATACAATGTGAACGCTCCCAGTATCAAGGAGGCAGTAGAATGCACGAATGGTGCGCTGCCAACACGGGAATTTGCAAAAGCATTCGCGAAAGAACCGTTGATGTTTGAACCAGGTACACACTGGAATTACAGCATGTGTCATGATGTGCTGGGCGCTCTCATCGAAGTGGTGAGCGGGAAGCGGTTCGGTACATACCTTCAGGATGAGATTATTAAACCGCTCGGTATGCACGATACGGCCTTTGATCTGAATGAAGAACAGCAGTCGCGTTTGATCCCGCAGTACATTTTTGACGAAGAACAAAATAAAGCGGTACGGATGGATGGCAATGGTTTCCGTGTGGGTACAGAACTGGATAGCGGCGGTGCAGGTTTGCTCTCTACCGTAAATGATTATGCCAAGTTCTTGAACGCACTGACCGGACTTGGAACAAGTCCAGAGGGGGTACGTATTCTATCGCCAGCTTCTGTAAACCTAATGAGAACGGATCACCTTAATGACATGACAAGACCGGACTTTTCATGGGACCATATGTATGGTTATGGATATGGTCTGGGGGTGCGTACACATATCTCGAAGGCGGGCAGCGGATCATTGAGTCCACTTGGCGAATTTGGCTGGAGCGGTGCGGCTGGCTGCATGGCGATCATGGACCCGGATTCCGGTCTAACGGTAATGTATGCGCAGCATCTGCTGAACAGTCAGGAGCATTATGTGCAGCGTCGTCTTCGTAATGCGGTCTATTCTTGTTTGTAA
- a CDS encoding cyclase family protein, giving the protein MKRLLLSYPLGVHTPVYKDNPPVVIEQQSSIDQGDPYNQFIISSLNHNGTHIDAPWHFNPKGRKISEIPIDEFIFTHPVIIDIPKRDDELITKADLVPYEHQIAGADLLLIRTGFGSIRSSDPERYANYNPGLSASAAQYLLIFDSLRAIGIDMISAGAANHPEEAVAFHQTILGKGRVDGRYIMVIEDLNLNQDLSNIHKVYAIPLYIEGVDSSFATVFTED; this is encoded by the coding sequence ATGAAGCGACTTCTTTTGTCTTATCCCCTCGGTGTTCACACTCCGGTCTACAAAGACAATCCTCCAGTTGTCATCGAGCAGCAGTCAAGTATTGATCAAGGTGACCCTTATAACCAGTTTATTATTTCCAGTCTTAATCATAATGGAACGCATATCGATGCTCCCTGGCACTTTAACCCTAAAGGCAGGAAGATCAGTGAGATTCCGATTGACGAGTTTATTTTTACACACCCTGTCATTATTGATATCCCTAAACGTGATGATGAGTTAATCACCAAAGCGGATCTCGTACCTTATGAACATCAGATCGCTGGAGCTGACCTGCTGCTGATTCGCACGGGATTTGGCAGCATTCGCTCATCTGATCCTGAAAGATACGCTAACTATAACCCGGGTTTATCCGCCTCGGCAGCACAGTACCTGTTGATTTTTGACTCCCTGCGTGCCATTGGTATCGATATGATTTCCGCTGGTGCAGCGAATCATCCAGAGGAAGCCGTGGCTTTTCATCAAACGATTCTTGGCAAAGGCCGCGTGGACGGCAGGTACATTATGGTCATTGAAGACCTGAATCTGAATCAGGATTTGTCTAATATTCACAAGGTATACGCGATACCATTGTATATTGAAGGTGTTGACAGCAGTTTTGCTACTGTTTTTACGGAAGATTAA
- a CDS encoding YitT family protein, producing the protein MHQPKVHKSNQLKILSKVLLIIIGGFITAYGLEAILIPNKVSDGGVTGLSIVGSNLFGLPLGLLIGLLNIPFVWLGYKQIGKSFALYSVIGIASLAISASLMHHVPTIIEGDTLLVTVVGGIIIGFGMGLALRNGGALDGIDMLAVLLSRKLPFGTSDLILFLNMFVFIVVSTVFGLQGAILSGLAYFIASKVIHIVEEGLSGSKTFKIITTQPEVMVETIRDRLGRGATYTDAYGGYSNEQFKEITCVINRMEESKIKDIINEIDPAAFVVVYDVAEVKGGNFKKKDIH; encoded by the coding sequence ATGCATCAACCAAAAGTGCACAAGTCAAACCAGCTTAAAATCCTCTCCAAAGTGCTGCTGATCATTATTGGAGGATTCATCACGGCATATGGCCTGGAGGCCATATTGATTCCAAACAAGGTATCGGACGGAGGGGTAACCGGACTCAGCATCGTAGGTTCGAATCTGTTCGGACTGCCGCTGGGCTTACTGATCGGATTGTTAAACATCCCGTTTGTATGGCTTGGTTACAAGCAGATTGGTAAAAGTTTTGCGTTATACTCCGTAATAGGCATTGCCTCACTTGCTATTAGTGCAAGTCTAATGCATCATGTGCCAACGATTATTGAAGGAGATACCCTGCTGGTTACGGTAGTGGGTGGTATCATTATCGGTTTTGGTATGGGTCTTGCACTGCGTAACGGCGGAGCATTGGACGGAATTGATATGCTTGCTGTGCTGTTATCACGTAAGCTGCCTTTCGGAACGAGTGACTTAATCCTTTTTCTGAACATGTTTGTATTTATCGTTGTTTCGACTGTATTTGGCCTGCAGGGAGCTATTTTGTCCGGACTCGCCTATTTCATTGCTTCTAAAGTGATACATATTGTCGAAGAAGGTCTCAGCGGTTCCAAAACGTTTAAAATTATTACCACACAGCCGGAAGTTATGGTGGAGACCATTCGTGACAGACTTGGACGTGGAGCAACGTATACGGATGCGTATGGCGGTTATTCCAACGAGCAGTTCAAGGAAATTACTTGTGTCATCAACCGGATGGAAGAAAGTAAAATCAAGGATATCATTAACGAGATTGATCCTGCAGCCTTTGTTGTTGTCTACGACGTAGCCGAAGTGAAGGGCGGAAATTTCAAGAAGAAGGACATTCACTAA
- a CDS encoding MerR family transcriptional regulator, which yields MHTIGEVAQMLGISAHTLRYYEKEQIIIPLRDSSGDRRYNESHLKWLQFVIKLKETQMPIAVIKQYASLFQEGEHTAAERLKLLEDHKQSVEHQMNTLHAASEMLELKIKAYRSLIGR from the coding sequence ATGCATACCATCGGAGAAGTGGCCCAGATGCTGGGTATCAGTGCGCATACACTTCGTTATTACGAAAAGGAACAGATCATCATACCCCTGCGAGACTCCAGCGGTGACAGACGTTATAATGAGTCACACCTGAAATGGCTGCAGTTTGTTATCAAATTAAAGGAAACCCAAATGCCGATTGCAGTGATCAAACAGTATGCTTCCTTGTTTCAGGAGGGTGAGCATACGGCTGCAGAACGACTTAAGCTGCTGGAAGATCATAAACAATCCGTTGAACACCAGATGAACACCCTTCATGCCGCAAGCGAGATGCTTGAACTTAAAATTAAGGCATATCGGTCATTAATCGGGAGATAA
- a CDS encoding SDR family NAD(P)-dependent oxidoreductase produces the protein MKYTVITGASSGIGYEAALAFAARGKHLVLAARRTEALEQLKNKIAELNPTLDVVIRTVDLSITADVHAFYEGLKGYSIETWINNAGFGNFASVGEQHLSKIEQMLHLNIEALTILSTLYVRDYANTPGTQIINISSGGGYTIVPDAVTYCATKFYVSAFTEGLAQELRSKNAPMQAKVLAPAATETEFAERAFDLDQFQYEGRVAKFHTADQMAGFLLDLYDSENVVGIVNGLTYEFELKDPIFPYAARAASKPVDSPE, from the coding sequence ATGAAATATACCGTCATCACAGGGGCTAGCTCAGGAATAGGGTACGAAGCCGCTTTGGCCTTTGCAGCCAGAGGCAAACATCTGGTTCTCGCCGCCCGCAGAACAGAAGCATTGGAACAGCTGAAAAATAAAATCGCTGAACTTAATCCGACACTCGATGTTGTTATTCGCACAGTAGATCTGTCCATTACCGCAGATGTACATGCGTTCTATGAAGGTTTGAAAGGTTACTCCATTGAAACGTGGATCAACAACGCAGGCTTTGGCAATTTTGCTTCAGTCGGTGAACAGCACCTGTCCAAGATTGAACAGATGCTGCATCTTAATATTGAAGCACTTACGATTCTCTCCACTCTCTATGTTCGGGATTATGCGAATACTCCGGGTACACAGATCATCAACATCTCATCAGGAGGCGGCTACACCATCGTCCCTGACGCGGTGACGTACTGTGCCACCAAGTTTTATGTCAGCGCCTTTACCGAAGGGCTGGCACAGGAACTCCGGAGCAAAAACGCTCCAATGCAGGCCAAAGTACTCGCACCAGCGGCCACGGAGACCGAGTTCGCTGAACGTGCCTTTGATCTGGATCAGTTCCAATATGAAGGCCGAGTGGCCAAATTTCATACTGCCGACCAGATGGCCGGATTTTTACTTGATCTATACGACAGCGAGAATGTCGTAGGGATTGTAAATGGGCTGACGTATGAATTTGAACTGAAAGACCCGATCTTTCCCTATGCCGCAAGAGCGGCCTCCAAGCCAGTGGATTCTCCAGAATAA
- the nspC gene encoding carboxynorspermidine decarboxylase, which produces MQFEQLPTPCFVVDEALIEKNLKILNGVMQRTGAKIVLAQKAFSMTAMYPLIGEYLNGATASGLYEARLGHEEMGKENHVFAPAFREEEIDEIVSICDHIIFNSFSQLAKFKDKALQAGCKVGLRVNPECSTQEGHEIYDPCSPGSRFGAKQEDFRAELLEGVSGLHFHTLCQQNSDDLETTLNAVVEKFGQWLPQMEWINFGGGHHITREDYDIPKLEACIKRMQNDYNLEVYLEPGEAVALNAGYLVTSVLDFHKNGMDIAILDTSATCHMPDVLEMPYRPPLIGSGEAGEKPHLYRLGGQTCLSGDVIGDYSFDEPLKEGDRLVFEDMAIYSMVKTNTFNGMPLPAIAVKRKDGDCEIVREFGYQDFKMRLA; this is translated from the coding sequence ATGCAGTTCGAACAGCTGCCTACGCCTTGTTTTGTTGTTGACGAAGCTTTGATTGAGAAAAACTTGAAAATCCTGAACGGTGTAATGCAGCGTACAGGTGCCAAAATTGTACTTGCTCAGAAGGCGTTCTCCATGACGGCGATGTATCCGCTTATTGGAGAATACCTGAATGGTGCGACGGCGAGTGGTTTGTATGAAGCTCGTCTCGGACATGAAGAGATGGGTAAAGAAAATCATGTGTTTGCTCCGGCTTTTCGCGAGGAAGAGATAGATGAGATCGTTTCGATCTGTGATCACATCATTTTCAACTCCTTTTCGCAGCTGGCCAAATTCAAAGATAAAGCACTGCAGGCCGGCTGTAAGGTTGGCTTGCGGGTAAATCCGGAATGCTCTACGCAGGAAGGACACGAGATCTATGATCCGTGTTCTCCAGGTTCGCGCTTTGGCGCCAAGCAGGAAGACTTCCGTGCAGAGCTGCTTGAAGGTGTGTCAGGACTTCACTTCCATACATTGTGCCAGCAAAACTCGGACGATCTGGAAACGACGCTGAACGCCGTTGTAGAGAAGTTCGGACAGTGGCTGCCGCAGATGGAATGGATCAACTTTGGCGGGGGGCATCACATTACCCGCGAAGATTACGACATTCCAAAACTGGAAGCATGCATTAAACGGATGCAGAACGATTACAATTTGGAAGTATATCTGGAACCGGGAGAAGCGGTTGCTCTCAATGCAGGGTATCTGGTGACTTCCGTTCTGGACTTCCACAAAAACGGTATGGATATTGCCATTTTGGATACCTCCGCGACATGCCACATGCCGGATGTGCTGGAGATGCCTTATCGTCCGCCACTGATCGGATCAGGAGAAGCGGGTGAAAAACCACATCTGTATCGTCTGGGCGGCCAAACGTGTCTGTCTGGTGACGTGATTGGTGATTACTCATTCGATGAACCTTTAAAAGAGGGTGACCGCCTTGTATTTGAAGACATGGCAATCTACTCCATGGTGAAAACAAATACGTTCAACGGCATGCCTCTGCCTGCCATTGCGGTTAAACGCAAAGACGGCGATTGCGAAATTGTTCGTGAATTCGGATATCAGGATTTCAAAATGCGTCTGGCTTAA
- a CDS encoding saccharopine dehydrogenase family protein produces MGKALIIGAGGVASVAVHKCVQNSEVFEEICIASRTKSKCDELKAKLDGGKTKITTAQVDADNVEELIALINEFQPDIVMNLALPYQDLTIMDACLATKTNYMDTANYEPEDTAKFEYSWQWDYKERFEKAGITALLGSGFDPGVTGVFSAYALKHYFDEIEYIDILDCNGGDHGYPFATNFNPEINIREVSANGRYWENGEWIETKPMEIKRVYDFKEVGEKDMYLLYHEELESLAKNIPGLKRIRFFMTFGQSYLTHLKALENVGMTSIEPIEFEGKQIIPLQFLKAVLPDPASLGPRTVGKTNIGCIFKGKKDGQDKTYYVYNICDHQECYKEVGSQAISYTTGVPAMIGAAMVMTGKWNKPGVYNVEEFNPDPFMEELNKWGLPWVEDFNPVLVDELPEESKAKESELVR; encoded by the coding sequence ATGGGAAAAGCACTAATCATCGGCGCCGGCGGCGTGGCTTCTGTAGCGGTACACAAATGCGTTCAAAACAGCGAGGTTTTTGAAGAAATTTGTATCGCAAGCCGCACAAAATCCAAATGCGATGAACTGAAAGCAAAATTGGATGGCGGCAAAACAAAAATTACAACTGCACAAGTCGACGCGGACAATGTGGAAGAACTGATCGCATTGATCAACGAGTTCCAACCGGATATCGTAATGAACTTGGCGCTGCCTTATCAGGATCTGACAATCATGGATGCGTGCCTTGCAACGAAAACAAACTACATGGACACAGCGAACTATGAGCCGGAAGATACGGCGAAATTCGAATACAGCTGGCAGTGGGATTACAAAGAACGCTTCGAAAAAGCAGGTATTACGGCACTGCTGGGCAGCGGTTTTGACCCGGGCGTAACTGGCGTATTCTCTGCATACGCATTGAAGCACTATTTTGACGAAATCGAATATATCGATATCCTCGACTGCAATGGCGGCGACCATGGTTACCCATTTGCTACCAACTTCAACCCTGAGATCAACATTCGCGAAGTTTCTGCAAACGGCAGATACTGGGAGAACGGTGAATGGATCGAAACGAAACCGATGGAAATCAAACGTGTGTACGACTTCAAAGAAGTTGGCGAGAAAGATATGTACCTGCTGTACCACGAAGAGCTGGAGTCCCTGGCGAAAAACATCCCTGGCTTGAAACGTATCCGTTTCTTCATGACATTTGGTCAAAGCTACCTGACTCACCTGAAAGCTCTGGAAAACGTGGGCATGACTTCGATCGAGCCTATTGAGTTCGAAGGAAAACAAATCATTCCTCTGCAGTTCCTGAAAGCAGTTCTGCCTGATCCGGCGTCCCTTGGACCTCGTACTGTAGGTAAAACAAATATCGGCTGTATCTTCAAAGGTAAAAAAGATGGTCAAGACAAAACATATTATGTATATAACATCTGTGACCACCAAGAGTGCTATAAAGAAGTAGGTTCCCAAGCAATTTCTTACACAACGGGTGTTCCGGCAATGATCGGTGCAGCTATGGTGATGACAGGCAAATGGAACAAACCAGGCGTATACAATGTAGAAGAGTTCAACCCGGATCCGTTCATGGAAGAACTGAACAAATGGGGACTTCCTTGGGTAGAAGATTTCAACCCGGTTCTCGTGGATGAACTGCCAGAAGAGTCCAAAGCTAAAGAATCGGAACTTGTTCGCTAA
- a CDS encoding TetR/AcrR family transcriptional regulator, producing MKRTLRHLKKEATEKALARVAFDLTMEHGLDGFTVEELVQQVGCSRRTFANYFTCKEEAVALGAISVTNTAELERLLTQLPENASLLDLLYELVKMQLTSELIGRLHQLVILSRTYPVLEPHYLAAMHRLQTQAQETLLDLSNGQYDEIYTYLLISAIYGTVLPLIEGRLHVLLPGQNIASHDRSDAVSFDHFMETVFDHLRKGF from the coding sequence ATGAAACGAACACTGCGGCACCTTAAAAAAGAAGCTACGGAGAAAGCACTCGCCCGAGTCGCTTTTGACCTTACGATGGAGCATGGACTTGACGGATTCACGGTAGAAGAACTCGTTCAGCAGGTTGGATGCTCGCGCAGAACATTTGCTAACTACTTTACATGTAAAGAAGAAGCGGTTGCCCTGGGAGCCATTTCTGTTACAAATACAGCTGAACTTGAACGGCTGCTTACCCAACTTCCGGAGAATGCTTCGTTACTGGACCTGCTGTACGAGCTGGTAAAAATGCAGCTCACGTCGGAATTGATTGGCAGACTGCATCAGCTCGTTATCTTATCCCGGACCTATCCCGTGCTTGAACCTCATTATTTAGCTGCCATGCACCGACTGCAGACGCAGGCTCAAGAAACGCTGCTCGACTTGTCGAATGGACAATACGACGAGATTTATACGTACCTGCTGATCAGCGCGATCTACGGTACCGTGCTTCCCTTAATTGAAGGAAGACTTCACGTGCTGCTGCCTGGGCAGAATATCGCTTCCCATGATCGATCCGATGCAGTTTCCTTTGATCATTTTATGGAAACGGTGTTTGATCATTTGCGAAAAGGGTTTTAG